TAGCATCACTAACGGCATAGTTACCATAACCAAGTACCTGCCAACTTTTTGCGCTCATTTTATGGTTTAGGTTTTGACTATCACTATCAACATCACTGTCGTTATAAGAGACAGCCATACCAAGATTTAAATTACTGTTAATCGGGGTGTCAATACCAACGATGCCACCATAGCTATCAGCATCATAACCTGTAGTACCATTTTCTTCTTCGTGATTAATGTTGCTACCAAGCGCTTGTGCCCAAAGTCCACGCTTAGAAGAGCTCAAGCTATGCTCAGTAATGGCATTGCTAATAACGATGTTGGCATCAGTAATTATACGATTGCTAGCACCCATGAGTAAGGGTTGTAGCTCATTAACAGCAGCAGCAATCTGAGATTGATTGAAACCTATAGTACTACTAATGAGAGCATCGGCAAGCTCATTAGTATTATTGGCTAATCGAATATCAATACTCCGATCTAGAACGCCAGCAAGACTGAGTCCTGTACGATTGGCTTGGTTCTGAATAGTGTCAACGAATTTGTCTTGGCGCACCATTATTAGGTTGACAGCATTAGGAGTGCTATAGTCTGCTACAAAACCAACTAACTGACTGTTATCAGTAACGCTTTCGAAATTACCAATAAGATTGCTTGTTCTTACGATATCATTCCAAACGGTCGCACCATTTAGCCTCTGTACAGCCTCTGAGGCATTGACATTGAGTTGACCCTCTGTGATATCAGCACTACCATTCACGACAAGCTGACCATAGTCATCAAGGCTATTTAGGCCAATACCTAGTATTTCACCATCACGCATGGTGTAGTCGCCATCGAGGCGCAGTGTACCTTGCTTAACGTTAGTAGCACCTGTCCACTGTTTGGCAGTAGTGGCCATAGTAAGAGAGCCAGTACCTGTCTTGGTGAAGTCTCCAGTACCTGTAATGACTGCGCCATTACCTGCTAGAGTGGTGTCTTCAAATAAGCCCGCGCTAAATCCAGCAGTATCAATCGTACCGCCGCCCGCACCTAAATTAATGAGGTTGTCACCCGTGAAGTTTCTGAATAATTCTGGCTGAGATCCTGTTAATTTTAATGTACCGTTATCAAAGTTGACTTCCGATTTTGCAGAGTTCTCAAATCTTTCGATACTTTGAGTCTTTATGACACCATTATTAACAATATTTAATGTACCGCTGCCAAAAGCACCTACGACAGTAGCGGGCGCAATCAAAGTAGCATTATCTACTGTCAATTCACCTACTGCGTTTGCGCCTTCAGTATCAGAGCCACCGAGCTGCAACTGACGAGTCACTTCTAGTGTGCCTTGATCGGTAACATCAACTTGACCTTTACCTCCTATACCAGCGTATAGATTGTTTACAGTTAGTGATGAGCCATTACCACTGACGTTCACGACACTCTTACTAGCAGTGCTGGTAGAGTTGTTATAGTCATCCGAGCCTATATATAGATTGTTTGCTTCGGCCGTACCGCCATTTTCTATAGTAAGTGTACTCGTCCCTGAATTTCGAGAGCTAATACGCACATCTTCTTGAATTTTTAGGGATGAACTTAAACCATCAACGTTGACACTAGTCTCGCCAGTTGTTATTGGCTGATTATCTTGATAATAATAACCATATGAGTATATACCTAGAGAGTTTGCTTCGGCTGTGCCACCATTTTTTACGGTCAGTGTACTTGTTCCTGAATTTTCAGAGGAAATACGCACATCTTCTTGAACCTTCAGGGATGAGCCTGAACCATCAATGTTGACATTAGTCTTGCTAGTTGTTATTGGTTGATTATCTTGATTGTAATAATTATATGAATATATATCTAGATAGTTGGCTTCGACTGTGCCACCATTTTCTACAGTAAGCGTGGTTTCTGAATTTCGAGAACCAATCGAGAGCCAACCTTGTGCCTTCAGTAATGAACCTGAACCATCAACGTTGACACTGGTATCAGCAGGTGTTAATTGATTGTTTTCATCAAAATAGCTATATGAATATATATTTAGATAGTTGGCTTCGACTGTGCCACCATTTTCTACAGTAAGCGTGGTTTCTGAATTTTGAGAACGAATCGAGAGCCAATCTTGTGCCTTCAGTAATGAACCTGAACCATTGACATTAATTTTAGTATCACTAGCTATTTGTTGATTATTTGGGCCGTAGTAGTTACTCGTATATATAGAGTTAGCTTCTAAACGTCCTCCAGCTTCAATATCTACTAATGCATTGTTATAGATAATGAACTGGTTAGTCTGCACTGCTCCTTTGTCTGTAATAAGAAGACGTGAAGGTAACTCTTGATCACCATTCATCTGCATATAATTATAGGTATTCACATCATTATTCTTCAGAATGGTGCCATCATTTTTTACGATATCGTCAACGATAGTATACCCATTATCCACAATGTTTACTGCGCCATTGTCATAGGTAGTGGCATGAGTCACACTGGCTATACTCAGTCCGAGTACGCTAAATAGAGCAGTTGATAACGCACGTAAAGTAAAGCCATTTTTTGCGGCGGTTTTTGATGATTTCCCAGAAGATTTGCCACAAGTTTTGGCAAGTTCAGATACACATTGATAGACACCTAGAGAACGGTTAAAAACAACACGATAAACATGGTTCATACTGGCAACTCTCTCTTTTATGTTTCGTCATTGATAATGATTGCCAGTATATCTCTATATGTATCTAAAATGTTCTTTATTCTTGCTTAATTAACTGCAAATCCGACAGGAGGTATATTTTTCAAGATAAACGGTAGACTTATGGAAATTAGTTTTTTAAATAAGCTGCAATTTTACGGAGAAGTACTAAGCAGAACAAATATCGTCGTCCAATCTCGCTAATATTTAATCTTAAGAAAATATTCTGCATCTTAGTTTTTATATAGCTTATTTATCTTTAATTCTTTCGCAGATTAAACAAGGCATTGAGGACAATTGCCGTCAAGGTAGCCGTACCGATACCACCCAAATCAAAACCGCCTAAATGCAAGCTAAAGTTACCAGTACCCATAATAACGGTTACCGCCGCGATGATGAGATTACTGTTTTTACTAAAGTCGATATGGCTGTCTATCCAAATTTTCGCACCAGCAATGGCAATCAAACCAAAGACTACAATAGAAGCACCGCCCAATAATGCTGGTGGAATGGTTTGAATAATCGCGCCAAATTTTGGTGACAACCCTAGCATAATAGCAACCAAACCTGCGATGACAAAAATAGTCGTGCTATATACTTTGGTTACTGCCATGACACCGATATTTTCAGCATAAGTGGTCACACCTGTGCCACCAAAACCTGCTGAAAAAGTCGTCGCCAAGCCATCAGCAAAGAACGCACGCCCCATGTAAGGAGTCACGCGCGCTTTAGTCATGCCTTCTACTGCTTTAAAATGACCTAGATTTTCGGCAATCAAAATAAAGGCAACGGGTGCAATCAAGATAATCGCACTGATCTCAAACTTTGGTGTATGAACACTTGGCAAGCCAAACCAAGAAGCTGTAGACACCCCACTAAAATCAATGGGAACACCATAGCCCAACACATTGGTCATCACATAATAAGCGATATAAGACAGTATCAAGCCAACCAATAATAGCAAGCGACGCAGCATACCACGCGTAAATACCGCAACACCACTGATTAAGAGAATGGTTAAAGCCGCCATCCATGCATCAAACTGATTGGCAGACACCCCTTGAATAGTCACTGGCGCTAAGTTGAGACCAATAATCATCACGATAGCGCCGGTGACAATCGGTGGCATCAAGCGCTCAATCCAGCCTGTGCCGGTTTTCATCACCAGCAAACCGACCAAGGCATAAATGATGCCACAAGCCATGATGCCGCCCAAAGCAACATTCAAATTAGCATTAAACCCTACGCCAGCATACGCCGTCACGGCAATCACAGGACCAATAAAAGCAAAGCTTGAGCCCAAATAGCTTGGCATACGCCCGCCCGTGATCATAAAGAACATCACCGTACAAATACCGGACATCAAAATAGCTAAGTTTGGATCAAACCCCATCAATAAAGGCGCAAGTACCGTCGAGCCGAACATAGCAAAGGTATGCTGCACACCGAGTAGCATGCTTTTTGATGGTGGCAGATATTCATTGATGCCGACTGGTGTGCGGTCCAAATCCCCTTTAAAGGGTCGCCATGTTGGAAACCAGCGCCCGTTCTCAAAGTCCGAATTGTGCGGTAAACTCATGGTTGCCGAATCAGTTGCTATATCAATACCTGCCGCATCTAGTGCGGTTGGCGTTAATGGCTTTGTTTGACTGTGCGGCGTTGATTGAGACGAGTTTTCTGGAGGGGTTATCATGCGCGATTGTCCTATGGGCTTAAGCTAATAATAAATCGGATAAATAAAGAGGTAATAAATAACAGTATTTGCTAGCTCTATTGACTAAGATATGCTTTACTAAATTCACCGCTTTGGCTGCTCGCAGCCTGTATTATATAGCGATAGCTAACTTACAAGATGTTACATAAGCGTTGATGCCGAGCATCATAACGGAATTTAATAATAAACAACAGCTATTATTCACCCGTCACTCGAACGAACACGTTTAAATATTTTCATAGACAATGCTCTAAATTTATCGATGAACGATGCTTATTATCTATTGTTGCCTATATATAATTTTATATGGGCGCGGTGGTCTTTGCCATGCGGTTTTTCTGACTTTCCCTTATTTTTTTTGGTAACTTATTATGATTAGTGTATTTGATTTATTTAAAATCGGTGTTGGCCCGTCAAGCTCTCATACTGTCGGTCCCATGATAGCAGCTAACTTATTTGTACAGTCACTCCTAAAGCAAACCAATCTGAGCGACATCCATTCTTTAGAGATTGAATTATATGGCTCGCTCGCGGCGACAGGTAAAGGACATGCAACCGATACCGCCATATTACTGGGATTACTTGGTCACGCTCCTAGCACCATCGATACGGGTTTGACCAGTCAATATCTGGCACCAATCTTTTCAGACAATCAGCTCAATATCGCAGGCAAGCACGTTATTGCTTTTGATACAGGGCGTGATATTCACTGGTATGATGAAACGGTTCTACCCTATCATCCGAACGCCATGACTATCCGTGTATCTTTGGCGGATGGCAACCATTATCAGCAGACTTATTATTCTGTAGGTGGGGGCTTTGTTATCAATGAAGAAGATGCGACTAATCCCGATGAAGATAATGCCACACCGACTATCGATGTGATTCCTTATCCTTTTAATAGCGCCGCAGAGCTGTTAGAGCAATGCCGTGAACACCATTTGAGCGTGAGCGAGCTGATACTGGCGAATGAATGCCATTACCGTGAGCAGGCAGAAGTATTTGAGTATTTAGACTCTATTTGGGAGTCGATGCAAGATTGTGTGACTCGTGGATGCCAAAACAGTGGTATTTTACCGGGTGGTTTAGATGTAAAGCGCCGTGCTCAAGCACTATATTTGCAATTGTGTGCTGAAAAAGACCAGCCGATTGCACAAAACGACAAATTGGTTGCGATGGATTGGATTGATTTATATGCTTTAGCGGTCAATGAAGAAAACGCCAATGGCGGCAATGTCGTCACCGCACCTACCAACGGCGCAGCAGGTATCATTCCTGCAGTCATGCATTATTATCGTGATTTTTTATCAAACTACAGTATTGATGGCGCACGCAAATTTTTGTTAAATGCCACGGCGATCGGCAGCTTAATCAAACAAAACGCCTCAATCTCGGGTGCCGAAGTGGGCTGTCAAGGCGAAGTAGGTTCAGCTTGCGCGATGGCAGCCTCTGCACTGGCAGAAATCCTAGGCGGCGATCCTGCCAAATGTCTTAATGCTGCTGAGATTGGTATCGAGCATAACTTAGGTTTGACCTGCGATCCTGTTGGCGGCTTAGTGCAAGTGCCTTGTATTGAGCGCAATGCCATGGGTGCAGTTAAAGCTGTCAATGCAGCACGACTTGCCTGCCGTGGTAACGGTCAACATTTTGTATCTTTAGACAAAGTCATTGAAACGATGAAAGTCACCGGTGCTGACATGCTGGATAAATATAAAGAAACCTCTCGTGGTGGATTAGCAGTATATGCCGATAATCGTATACCGACTGCCACTCATGGCGTCAGCGTAAAATACAGCCAATGCTAACTATAGTCGGTGAAAAGTAATATCGATACAATACAACACAACACGTACTACTGGTGCAAATTTTTCTTGCTTGCTGTGCCTACGCAGACAGAGGCTGCAAAAAATTTACACCAGTAATACGGTAGCGACTTTAAAGTATTTCAACTATATTTGGCACTTTATAATTAAATGAAAGGTACAAAATATTGCTATAAAAAAGACCTCTAATGATGAGAGATCTTGTTTTAAACTAACTATAGTGGTCAATCAATGAGAAATTATTCCGCTTTTTTTGACACTACTTCGTTGAGAATCCAAACTGGTTTAACGGCATTGGTTACTTCATCCATCATTGCTTTTTGGCGAACGTCCAAAACATAACGATAATTTGGCTCATAAGTAAAGCCCTGAATATTACCATTTAAAGGGGTGTAGTTTTTCTGATACGTTTGGCGATATTGCAAGCACTCTGATTCAATCATAGCACCATTAGAGGCTTGTAGCTCACAGACTGCTTTAAGCGGTGCTATTTCTATTTTAAAGCTTGGAATGTTGATGACTTTTACAATTGCCGGTTGACCTTCGACTACCATGATACGTTCATCATCTATCGCCATGGTTGAACAACCTGATAAAACAAACGTTGCCATCACTGCTGCCAATGCTAATTTTTTCATTATAAAATCCTCAATGTATTCATAGTTATTGTGTTTTTGAAATCGCTTCATTGATTTTAGAATGGATGTATTTTTCCATACCCGTTATCATCTACTCAATCAGTATAGGGCGCAAAGTGACTGCGCCTCTATAACTGCTTTGTAACGTAACGTCAGCTTTTGCAACGGTTGTTAATCGATCGTAAATAGGCATATTTGATAATATCGGAAAATGCGCCCTATTTTTGCTTATCACTTTAAAGCCTTAAAGAAAAAGACGCTCAGAATCATCAGATTCTGAGCGTCTAGTATCAACACGCACAAAGATTATTTAGCTACGATAGTCCGCATTTATTTTGACATAATCATAAGATAAATCGCAGGTGTAAACCGTGTCGATGGCTTCACCGCGTGCAAGATCAATATGAATGGTAATCTCAGGACGACTCATCACTGTCTTGCCAGCCTCTTCAGTATAGGTTGGCGCCACACCACCGTTTTGACAAATCATAACCTCGTCCAAATAGACATCGACTTGTTCAGTATCCAGGTCTTCAACCCCTGCATAACCGACGGCTGCTAATATACGCCCCCAGTTGGCATCACTGGCAAAAAATGCCGTTTTGACTAAGGGTGAATGCGCAACAGCATATGCCACATCACAACATTCTTGCGTGGTTTTACCACCCGTGACTTTCACAGTCATAAACTTAGTGGCACCTTCACCATCACGTACAATCAGTTGTGCTAAACGTATAAAGACTTCAGCTAACGCGTCAAATAGTGGCTGATAATGAGGATGCTCAGGGCTGTCAATGATATCTGAGCTCGCAGCACCTGTCGCTATCAATACGCAGCAGTCATTCGTCGAGGTATCACCATCGACTGTAATACGGTTAAAGGATTGCTCATTAATGGCACTTAGCATCTCTTGCAATAAATCAGCAGCAATATTAGCATCGGTTGCCACATAGCCAAGCATGGTCGCCATATTGGGACGTATCATGCCTGAGCCTTTTGACATGCCAGTAATATGATAATGGCTACCCGCGACATTAACCTTTTTACTGGTGAGCTTTGGAATCGTATCTGTTGTACGAATACCATTTGCGGCAGCAAGCCAGTTATCAGGCGCTAGATTGGCTAGTGCATTGTCTAGTCCAGCGATAATCGCCTCACTGTTTAGCGGCTCACCAATAACACCAGTCGAGAACGGCAATACAGTATTATTATTCACACCAGCTTTAGCAGCCAACGCCGCACAAATATCTATCGCGCGACGCTTGCCATCAGCGCCTGTGCCAGCATTTGCATTACCAGTATTGGTCACCAAATAACGCGGAGAAGCTTTAGCAAAGTGCTCACGTAATACGCGCACAGGAGCGGCGCAAAATGCATTTTTGGTCGTCACAACTGCAGTGGCTGCATCAGTCGCAATCTCGATAACTACCAAGTCATCGCGATCTTTATAGCGTACGCCTGCTGCGGTAG
This window of the Psychrobacter arcticus 273-4 genome carries:
- a CDS encoding autotransporter domain-containing protein, with translation MNHVYRVVFNRSLGVYQCVSELAKTCGKSSGKSSKTAAKNGFTLRALSTALFSVLGLSIASVTHATTYDNGAVNIVDNGYTIVDDIVKNDGTILKNNDVNTYNYMQMNGDQELPSRLLITDKGAVQTNQFIIYNNALVDIEAGGRLEANSIYTSNYYGPNNQQIASDTKINVNGSGSLLKAQDWLSIRSQNSETTLTVENGGTVEANYLNIYSYSYFDENNQLTPADTSVNVDGSGSLLKAQGWLSIGSRNSETTLTVENGGTVEANYLDIYSYNYYNQDNQPITTSKTNVNIDGSGSSLKVQEDVRISSENSGTSTLTVKNGGTAEANSLGIYSYGYYYQDNQPITTGETSVNVDGLSSSLKIQEDVRISSRNSGTSTLTIENGGTAEANNLYIGSDDYNNSTSTASKSVVNVSGNGSSLTVNNLYAGIGGKGQVDVTDQGTLEVTRQLQLGGSDTEGANAVGELTVDNATLIAPATVVGAFGSGTLNIVNNGVIKTQSIERFENSAKSEVNFDNGTLKLTGSQPELFRNFTGDNLINLGAGGGTIDTAGFSAGLFEDTTLAGNGAVITGTGDFTKTGTGSLTMATTAKQWTGATNVKQGTLRLDGDYTMRDGEILGIGLNSLDDYGQLVVNGSADITEGQLNVNASEAVQRLNGATVWNDIVRTSNLIGNFESVTDNSQLVGFVADYSTPNAVNLIMVRQDKFVDTIQNQANRTGLSLAGVLDRSIDIRLANNTNELADALISSTIGFNQSQIAAAVNELQPLLMGASNRIITDANIVISNAITEHSLSSSKRGLWAQALGSNINHEEENGTTGYDADSYGGIVGIDTPINSNLNLGMAVSYNDSDVDSDSQNLNHKMSAKSWQVLGYGNYAVSDATQVNFHAGAGRSNIEGERYLSILTDAVAQSDYDVDTLQAGFGIGHRIGTENRNITPFAQVNYAQAKSDSYRETGAGVYNFEVDENTYESMRWTAGIKMSQALTPKIALTGQLAAAIENGDQRSDITASFISMPEDKFTTVGQEVGQEIGIAGIGIRYMPTANTTLSAGYRGEWRDNYDDQGANVALQITF
- a CDS encoding solute carrier family 23 protein; the protein is MITPPENSSQSTPHSQTKPLTPTALDAAGIDIATDSATMSLPHNSDFENGRWFPTWRPFKGDLDRTPVGINEYLPPSKSMLLGVQHTFAMFGSTVLAPLLMGFDPNLAILMSGICTVMFFMITGGRMPSYLGSSFAFIGPVIAVTAYAGVGFNANLNVALGGIMACGIIYALVGLLVMKTGTGWIERLMPPIVTGAIVMIIGLNLAPVTIQGVSANQFDAWMAALTILLISGVAVFTRGMLRRLLLLVGLILSYIAYYVMTNVLGYGVPIDFSGVSTASWFGLPSVHTPKFEISAIILIAPVAFILIAENLGHFKAVEGMTKARVTPYMGRAFFADGLATTFSAGFGGTGVTTYAENIGVMAVTKVYSTTIFVIAGLVAIMLGLSPKFGAIIQTIPPALLGGASIVVFGLIAIAGAKIWIDSHIDFSKNSNLIIAAVTVIMGTGNFSLHLGGFDLGGIGTATLTAIVLNALFNLRKN
- a CDS encoding L-serine ammonia-lyase, whose product is MISVFDLFKIGVGPSSSHTVGPMIAANLFVQSLLKQTNLSDIHSLEIELYGSLAATGKGHATDTAILLGLLGHAPSTIDTGLTSQYLAPIFSDNQLNIAGKHVIAFDTGRDIHWYDETVLPYHPNAMTIRVSLADGNHYQQTYYSVGGGFVINEEDATNPDEDNATPTIDVIPYPFNSAAELLEQCREHHLSVSELILANECHYREQAEVFEYLDSIWESMQDCVTRGCQNSGILPGGLDVKRRAQALYLQLCAEKDQPIAQNDKLVAMDWIDLYALAVNEENANGGNVVTAPTNGAAGIIPAVMHYYRDFLSNYSIDGARKFLLNATAIGSLIKQNASISGAEVGCQGEVGSACAMAASALAEILGGDPAKCLNAAEIGIEHNLGLTCDPVGGLVQVPCIERNAMGAVKAVNAARLACRGNGQHFVSLDKVIETMKVTGADMLDKYKETSRGGLAVYADNRIPTATHGVSVKYSQC
- a CDS encoding DUF4377 domain-containing protein; this translates as MKKLALAAVMATFVLSGCSTMAIDDERIMVVEGQPAIVKVINIPSFKIEIAPLKAVCELQASNGAMIESECLQYRQTYQKNYTPLNGNIQGFTYEPNYRYVLDVRQKAMMDEVTNAVKPVWILNEVVSKKAE
- the argJ gene encoding bifunctional glutamate N-acetyltransferase/amino-acid acetyltransferase ArgJ, whose product is MAVGNVAVPETIYPIEGIKLSATAAGVRYKDRDDLVVIEIATDAATAVVTTKNAFCAAPVRVLREHFAKASPRYLVTNTGNANAGTGADGKRRAIDICAALAAKAGVNNNTVLPFSTGVIGEPLNSEAIIAGLDNALANLAPDNWLAAANGIRTTDTIPKLTSKKVNVAGSHYHITGMSKGSGMIRPNMATMLGYVATDANIAADLLQEMLSAINEQSFNRITVDGDTSTNDCCVLIATGAASSDIIDSPEHPHYQPLFDALAEVFIRLAQLIVRDGEGATKFMTVKVTGGKTTQECCDVAYAVAHSPLVKTAFFASDANWGRILAAVGYAGVEDLDTEQVDVYLDEVMICQNGGVAPTYTEEAGKTVMSRPEITIHIDLARGEAIDTVYTCDLSYDYVKINADYRS